In one Streptomyces sp. NBC_01241 genomic region, the following are encoded:
- a CDS encoding tail fiber domain-containing protein, with the protein MGSLTERLHRARTAGIRAYRARLHPDTPSPAGMTSTASGETVAEAGDGVNGFDVLARVVRLPVSTWRYRWEDDEVRHLGPMAQDWRAHLGLGADDKTICCTDANGVAIVAIQALHRQLTDLQAEVRELRAQRVEPAAHAPGAETPRV; encoded by the coding sequence ATGGGATCGCTGACCGAACGCCTCCACCGCGCCCGGACCGCCGGCATTCGGGCCTACCGGGCGCGCCTGCACCCCGACACACCCAGCCCCGCCGGAATGACGTCCACAGCCTCCGGGGAAACAGTCGCCGAGGCGGGTGACGGCGTGAACGGGTTCGACGTCCTTGCCCGAGTGGTCCGTCTGCCGGTAAGCACATGGCGGTACCGGTGGGAGGACGACGAAGTGCGCCACCTGGGGCCGATGGCACAGGACTGGCGGGCCCACCTCGGCCTGGGAGCCGACGACAAGACGATCTGCTGCACCGATGCCAACGGCGTCGCCATCGTGGCGATTCAGGCACTTCACCGGCAACTCACCGATCTTCAGGCCGAGGTCAGGGAACTCCGGGCGCAGAGGGTCGAACCGGCAGCACACGCACCTGGTGCGGAGACCCCGCGGGTCTGA
- a CDS encoding carboxypeptidase regulatory-like domain-containing protein, translating into MAAGLPAAQAATGAEAAAPGTVATATHPGSGLAAPRVGSHGEISGAVTDSSGKALSGASVVAGIYRSTTDAQGHYNLTLPPDTYNMAAYAYGYEPKKAHGVAVDDGTVTMDFALDAVARQTVTGKVTDSSGHGWPLYTKITIDDVPGAPVFTDPYTGAYSVDLPQGADYTLRFTSVYPGYEAVTKQVTVDDAAQTVNVAVPVDVQAATAPGYQVKRSGPTEPFDSTAGAPEGWSVVNADGTTGGWSFDDFGKRGNKTGGSGAFAMVDSDKIGSGKKQDSSLITPVIDLTGNDSPQLEFDTDYKSFSNQTGNIDVSTDGGATWTNIWNRTTTVTGPAHVELPLTDYAGKPGVQLRFHFTGSYGYWWELDNVFVGKKTYEPVNGGLVAGTVKDANTDDGVVGATVVNTDASQEKAITAATPDDPALGDGFYWMFTSKTGSHTFTASKSHYADLDKSVKVAPDSVNKANFSLKAGKLAFTPGSIDKTVDWGKKATQNLTVKNTGGAPASLTLGEQPGGFTQQLKGGAPLNLVKGNYSPLALGKGKTSDAAPAANAAGDAWQPVANLPTTVQDNAVAVYGGKVYSAFGYTGSEDTNALYAYDPDSGSWTKLASAADTREGNPAHGFIGGKLYVVGGWGGDGDPDAKLEVYDPASNSWSTKASSPKPYAGSGSAVLDGKLYVVGGCTSSCGTTDATVYDPSSDSWSQIASYPEPISWQSCGGIGGKLYCAGGSSDNGSTKHAYVYDPGADSWSSVADMPADLWGSAYGVGNGMLLVSSGVVNDSAAITNQGYAFDPGTGSWTALPNANTSVYRVGGASGFYKVGGNPGGSSTPPVATVEALPGYDQGGESSDVSWLSTSKDKVTLQPGESATITVGLDATVPEVTQPGDYTAALTVQTDTPYAGIPVDVKMHVNPPKTWGKYAGTVLGADGKGGTAPLAGATVQIDTWANSYTLRTAKDGTFALWFDTRNNPVTVIVAKDGYKPVVTTVKLKKGETTTGDFTLKKAS; encoded by the coding sequence ATGGCTGCGGGCTTACCCGCCGCCCAGGCTGCCACCGGCGCCGAGGCAGCCGCTCCGGGCACCGTCGCCACCGCGACACATCCCGGGAGCGGTCTCGCCGCCCCCCGCGTCGGCTCGCACGGCGAGATCTCCGGCGCCGTCACCGACAGCTCCGGCAAGGCGCTTTCCGGCGCCTCCGTCGTAGCCGGCATCTACCGGTCGACCACCGACGCCCAGGGGCACTACAACCTGACGTTGCCGCCGGACACTTACAACATGGCCGCGTACGCCTACGGGTACGAGCCCAAGAAGGCCCACGGCGTCGCCGTCGACGATGGCACGGTCACGATGGACTTCGCGCTGGACGCGGTGGCCCGGCAGACCGTGACCGGTAAGGTGACCGACAGCTCCGGCCACGGTTGGCCGCTCTACACGAAGATCACCATCGATGACGTGCCCGGCGCCCCGGTCTTCACCGACCCGTACACCGGCGCGTACAGCGTCGACCTGCCGCAGGGCGCCGACTACACCCTGCGCTTCACCTCCGTGTACCCCGGCTACGAGGCGGTCACCAAGCAGGTGACCGTGGATGACGCGGCGCAGACCGTGAACGTGGCGGTCCCGGTGGACGTCCAGGCGGCCACGGCGCCCGGTTACCAGGTCAAGCGGTCCGGCCCGACCGAGCCCTTCGACTCCACCGCCGGCGCCCCCGAGGGCTGGAGCGTGGTCAACGCCGACGGCACCACCGGCGGCTGGTCCTTCGACGACTTCGGTAAGCGGGGTAACAAGACCGGTGGTTCCGGCGCCTTCGCCATGGTCGACAGTGACAAGATCGGCAGCGGCAAAAAGCAGGACAGTTCGCTGATCACGCCGGTCATCGACCTGACCGGCAACGACAGCCCGCAACTGGAGTTCGACACCGACTACAAGAGCTTCAGCAACCAGACCGGCAACATCGACGTCAGCACTGACGGCGGTGCGACCTGGACCAACATCTGGAACCGCACCACCACCGTGACCGGCCCTGCCCATGTCGAGCTTCCCCTGACCGACTACGCCGGGAAGCCCGGCGTGCAGCTGCGGTTCCACTTCACGGGTAGCTACGGCTACTGGTGGGAACTCGACAACGTGTTCGTGGGCAAGAAGACCTACGAGCCTGTCAACGGTGGCCTGGTGGCCGGTACCGTGAAGGACGCCAACACCGACGACGGCGTCGTCGGCGCCACTGTCGTCAACACCGACGCCTCGCAGGAAAAGGCCATCACCGCGGCCACCCCGGACGACCCGGCGCTCGGCGACGGCTTCTACTGGATGTTCACCTCCAAGACCGGCAGCCACACCTTCACCGCCTCCAAGTCGCACTACGCCGACCTGGACAAGTCGGTGAAGGTGGCGCCGGACAGCGTCAACAAGGCGAACTTCAGCCTGAAGGCCGGCAAGCTGGCGTTCACCCCCGGCTCGATCGACAAGACGGTCGACTGGGGCAAGAAGGCCACCCAGAACCTGACGGTGAAGAACACCGGCGGTGCGCCTGCCAGCCTCACCCTGGGCGAGCAGCCGGGCGGCTTCACCCAGCAGCTCAAGGGCGGCGCGCCGCTCAACCTGGTGAAGGGCAACTACTCCCCGCTGGCCCTCGGCAAGGGCAAGACCTCGGATGCGGCTCCGGCGGCCAACGCGGCCGGTGACGCCTGGCAGCCGGTGGCCAACCTGCCGACCACTGTGCAGGACAACGCGGTCGCCGTCTACGGCGGCAAGGTCTACTCCGCCTTCGGCTACACAGGCAGCGAGGACACCAACGCGCTGTACGCCTACGACCCCGACAGCGGCTCCTGGACCAAGCTGGCCTCCGCGGCCGACACCCGCGAGGGCAACCCGGCCCACGGCTTCATCGGCGGCAAGCTGTACGTGGTCGGCGGCTGGGGAGGCGACGGCGACCCCGACGCCAAGCTGGAGGTCTACGACCCGGCGTCGAACAGCTGGTCCACCAAGGCGTCCTCGCCCAAGCCGTACGCCGGTTCGGGCAGCGCGGTGCTCGACGGCAAGCTGTATGTCGTCGGCGGCTGCACCAGCAGCTGTGGCACCACGGACGCCACGGTCTACGACCCGTCGTCGGACAGCTGGTCCCAGATCGCCTCGTACCCGGAGCCGATCTCCTGGCAGTCCTGCGGCGGCATCGGCGGCAAGCTCTACTGCGCCGGTGGCAGCAGCGACAACGGTTCGACCAAGCACGCCTACGTCTACGACCCGGGCGCCGACAGCTGGTCGTCCGTCGCCGACATGCCCGCCGACCTGTGGGGTTCGGCGTACGGCGTGGGCAACGGCATGCTGCTGGTCTCCAGCGGTGTCGTCAACGACAGCGCCGCCATCACCAACCAGGGCTACGCCTTCGACCCGGGCACCGGCAGCTGGACCGCCCTGCCCAACGCCAACACCAGCGTCTACCGTGTGGGTGGTGCCTCCGGCTTCTACAAGGTCGGCGGCAACCCCGGCGGCAGCTCGACACCGCCGGTGGCCACCGTCGAGGCGCTGCCCGGCTACGACCAGGGCGGCGAGTCCTCGGACGTCAGCTGGCTGTCCACGAGCAAGGACAAGGTGACGCTCCAGCCCGGGGAGAGCGCCACGATCACCGTCGGCCTGGACGCCACGGTCCCCGAGGTCACCCAGCCCGGCGACTACACCGCGGCGCTGACCGTCCAGACCGACACCCCGTACGCCGGCATCCCGGTCGACGTGAAGATGCACGTCAACCCGCCGAAGACCTGGGGCAAGTACGCCGGCACCGTGCTCGGCGCCGACGGCAAGGGCGGCACCGCGCCACTGGCCGGGGCGACCGTCCAGATCGACACCTGGGCGAACAGCTACACGCTGCGGACCGCCAAGGACGGCACCTTCGCCCTGTGGTTCGACACCCGCAACAACCCGGTCACCGTGATCGTGGCCAAGGACGGCTACAAGCCGGTGGTCACCACTGTGAAGCTCAAGAAGGGGGAGACGACGACCGGCGACTTCACGCTGAAGAAGGCCTCGTGA